A part of Miscanthus floridulus cultivar M001 chromosome 6, ASM1932011v1, whole genome shotgun sequence genomic DNA contains:
- the LOC136456380 gene encoding glutamate synthase 1 [NADH], chloroplastic isoform X1, giving the protein MSTAQGTALKSAPMGAGRRARRGRPVAAPYRSGWQAYGGVSLEGSGFLGGVQRTEERVAPRAPRAAARDAEVVRPLSKLPNSSIGLYNPSFERDACGVGFVAELSGDYKRETVNDAIEMLERMAHRGACGCEKNTGDGAGIMVALPHDFFKEVAKDAGFELPPPGEYAVGMFFMPTDEKRREKGKAEFKKVAESLGHVVLGWRPVPTDNSDLGESALETEPVIEQVFVTKSSRSEAEFEQQLYILRRLSIISVRAALNIKRGGERDFYMCSLSSRTIVYKGQLKPCQLKGYYYADLGHENFMSYMALVHSRFSTNTFPSWDRAQPMRVLGHNGEINTLRGNKNWMTAREGLLEAEKLGLSKEQLSRILPIVDATSSDSGAFDNVLELLVRGGRSLPEAVMMMIPEAWQNDENMDPEKKALYEFLSALMEPWDGPALISFTDGRYLGATLDRNGLRPGRFYVTHSGRVIMGSEVGVVDVPPEDVLRKGRLNPGMMLLVDFENHTVVDDEALKTQYSKAHPYGEWLKRQKIYLKDIVESVTETDRVAPSISSSLPQKNENKDDVGINGILTPLKAFGYTVEALDMLLLPMAKDGVEALGSMGNDTPLAVMSNREKLTFEYFKQMFAQVTNPPIDPIREKIVTSMECMIGPEGDLLETTEKQCNRLALKGPLVSIDEMEAIKKMNYRGWRSKVLDITYPKKSGRKGLEETLDRICAEAREAIRKGYTILVLSDRGFSSDRVAASSLLAVGAVHQHLVANLERTRIGLLVESAEPREVHHFCTLVGFGADAICPYLAIEAICCLQKDGKIPPNGDGQPYSKEELVRKYFYASNYGMMKVLAKMGISTLASYKGAQIFEALGLSSEVIGKCFEGTPSRIEGATFEMLARDALRLHELAFPSRTPPAGSADAKALPNPGDYHWRKNGEIHLNDPLAMGKLQEAARVNSRAAYKEYSKRIQELNKACNLRGMLKFKDISDKISLDEVEPASEIVKRFCTGAMSYGSISLEAHTALAIAMNKLGGKSNTGEGGEQPSRMEPLPDGSMNPRRSAIKQVASGRFGVSSYYLTNADELQIKMAQGAKPGEGGELPGHKVIGDIAVTRHSTAGVGLISPPPHHDIYSIEDLAQLIHDLKNSNPGARISVKLVSEAGVGVVASGVVKGHADHVLISGHDGGTGASRWTGIKNAGLPWELGLAETHQTLVANGLRGRAVLQTDGQLKTGRDVAVACLLGAEEFGFSTAPLITLGCIMMRKCHMNTCPVGIATQDPVLREKFAGEPEHVINFFFMLAEELREIMANLGFRTITEMVGRSDMLEVDPEVLKSNEKLENIDLSLILKPASEIRPGVAQYCVEKQDHGLDIALDNKLIDLSRTAIEKQVRVFIETPIQNTNRAVGTMLSHEVTKRYHMNGLPAGTIHVKFTGSAGQSFGAFLCPGITLELEGDSNDYVGKGLSGGKIVVYPPRNSSFIPEDNIVIGNVALYGATKGEAYFNGMAAERFCVRNSGAQAVVEGIGDHGCEYMTGGTVVILGKTGRNFAAGMSGGIAYVYDVDGKFSARCNNELVDLYHVEEEDDIITLKMMIEQHRRNTESVLARDILSDFDNLLPKFVKVYPRDYKRVLENMKAEKAVAKHAKEPKMANGISVTTKKVQPDQSASRPTRVANAKKYRGFITYERESISYRDPKERVKDWKEVAIESTPGPLLNTQSARCMDCGTPFCHQESSGAGCPLGNKIPEFNELVHQNRWREALDRLLETNNFPEFTGRVCPAPCEGSCVLGIIENPVSIKSIECAIIDKGFEEGWMVPRPPLQRTGRKVAIVGSGPAGLAAADQLNKMGHFVTVFERADRIGGLMMYGVPNMKTDKIGIVQRRVNLMAEEGVTFVVNANVGSDPLYSIERLRSENDAVILACGATKPRDLTIPGRELSGVHFAMEFLHANTKSLLDSNLEDCKYISARGKKVVVIGGGDTGTDCIGTSIRHGCTSLVNLELLSKPPSNRAADNPWPQWPRIFRVDYGHQEAATKFGKDPRTYEVLTKRFIGDENGKVKALEVVRVKWEKVDGRFQLKEIEGSEEIIEADLVLLAMGFLGPEATIAEKLGLEKDNRSNFKAQFGDFATSVDGVFAAGDCRRGQSLVVWAITEGRQAAAAVDKYLSRYDQNAAGDITPSGAGLVQPVVA; this is encoded by the exons ATGTCGACGGCGCAAGGGACAGCGTTGAAGTCGGCGCCGATGGGCGCAGGTCGTCGGGCCCGGCGCGGCCGCCCCGTGGCGGCGCCGTACCGTTCGGGCTGGCAAGCCTACGGTGGCGTTTCCCTCGAGGGCAGCGGGTTCCTCGGCGGCGTGCAGCGCACCGAGGAGCGCGTCGCTCCGCGGGCGCCCCGCGCGGCGGCACGCGACGCCGAGGTGGTGAGGCCGCTCTCGAAGCTCCCGAACAGCAGCATTGGGCTCTACAATCCCTCGTTCGAGCGTGACGCATGCGGCGTTGGGTTTGTCGCTGAGCTTTCTGGCGATTACAAACGCGAGACT GTTAATGATGCTATTGAGATGCTTGAGAGAATGGCGCACCGTGGTGCCTGCGGCTGCGAGAAGAACACAGGAGACGGTGCGGGCATCATGGTCGCTCTACCACATGACTTCTTCAAAGAG GTCGCAAAAGATGCTGGGTTTGAGCTACCGCCACCGGGCGAGTATGCTGTTGGAATGTTTTTTATGCCAACCGATGAAAAGCGTCGCGAGAAGGGCAAAGCTGAGTTTAAGAAG GTCGCGGAATCACTGGGACATGTAGTACTCGGGTGGCGTCCGGTTCCGACTGACAACTCAGACCTGGGTGAATCTGCACTCGAGACTGAGCCAGTCATTGAGCAGGTTTTCGTTACCAAAAGTTCAAGATCAGAGGCTGAGTTTGAGCAACAG CTATATATCCTTAGGAGACTCTCAATCATCTCTGTCCGAGCAGCTCTGAACATTAAGCGTGGAGGAGAGAGGGATTTCTACATGTGCTCTCTGTCTTCAAG GACTATTGTTTACAAGGGCCAGCTTAAACCGTGCCAGCTTAAGGGGTACTACTATGCAGACCTAGGTCATGAAAACTTCATGAGTTATATGGCTCTG GTTCACTCAAGGTTCTCCACAAACACCTTTCCCAGCTGGGACCGTGCGCAACCAATGCGTGTTTTAGGTCATAATGGAGAGATCAATACCCTTAGAGGAAACAAAAATTG GATGACAGCACGTGAGGGTCTCTTAGAGGCTGAGAAGCTTGGATTATCAAAGGAGCAGCTCTCAAGAATTCTGCCAATTGTTGATGCTACCTCTTCTGATTCTG GTGCATTCGATAATGTTCTTGAGCTTCTTGTCCGAGGTGGGCGAAGCCTGCCAGAagctgtgatgatgatgatccctGAGGCATGGCAGAATGATGAAAACATGGATCCTGAGAAGAAAGCACTCTATGAGTTCCTGTCAGCACTTATGGAGCCTTGGGATGGACCTGCTCTAATATCTT TTACTGATGGCCGTTACCTTGGAGCTACCCTGGACCGTAACGGTTTGAGGCCTGGTCGGTTTTATGTAACACACAGTGGGCGTGTGATCATGGGTAGTGAGGTCGGTGTTGTTGATGTTCCTCCTGAAGATGTGCTGAGAAAAGGCAGGCTGAACCCTGGAATGATGCTATTGGTTGATTTTGAGAATCACACTGTAGTGGATGATGAAGCTCTGAAAACACAATACTCTAAAGCTCACCCGTATGGGGAATGGCTTAAGAGACAAAAGATATACCTCAAGGATATTGTAGAATCAGTGACAGAAACCGATAGAGTTGCTCCAAGCATTTCTAGCTCACTTCCA CAGAAGAATGAGAACAAGGATGATGTTGGTATCAATGGGATTTTGACCCCACTTAAGGCCTTTGG GTACACGGTGGAAGCCCTGGACATGTTGCTACTGCCAATGGCTAAAGATGGAGTGGAAGCTCTTGGTTCCATGGGAAATGATACACCACTTGCAGTGATGTCAAACAGGGAGAAATTGACTTTTGAGTACTTCAAGCAGATGTTTGCACAAGTTACAAACCCTCCGATTGATCCTATTAGAGAGAAGATTGTTACATCTATGGAGTGTATGATTGGCCCAGAAGGTGACTTGTTGGAAACAACTGAAAAACAATGCAACCGTCTTGCACTTAAAGGTCCCTTAGTTTCTATTGATGAAATGGAGGCTATTAAAAAGATGAATTATCGAGGTTGGCGAAGCAAAGTGCTCGACATAACTTATCCAAAAAAGTCTGGAAGGAAGGGCTTGGAAGAAACTTTGGACAGAATTTGTGCGGAAGCTCGTGAAGCCATACGCAAGGGCTACACTATTTTGGTTCTCTCAGATAGAG GATTTTCCTCAGACCGTGTTGCTGCCAGTTCTCTCTTAGCAGTGGGAGCAGTGCATCAGCACCTTGTTGCAAATCTTGAGAGGACACGCATAGGATTGTTGGTTGAGTCAGCTGAACCTCGTGAAGTGCACCATTTCTGCACCCTGGTTGGATTTGGTGCTGATGCTATATGCCCTTATTTGGCTATTGAAGCTATTTGTTGCTTGCAGAAGGATGGAAAGATTCCTCCTAATGGTGATGGACAACCCTACTCAAAGGAAGAGCTGGTGAGGAAGTATTTCTATGCTTCTAACTATGGAATGATGAAAGTTCTTGCGAAGATGGGAATATCCACCCTTGCATCCTACAAAGGTGCGCAGATTTTTGAAGCTCTTGGTCTTTCTTCCGAAGTGATTGGCAAGTGCTTTGAAGGCACACCTAGCAGAATTGAGGGTGCAACATTTGAAATGCTTGCACGAGATGCTCTCCGTCTTCATGAGTTAGCTTTCCCATCAAGAACCCCTCCAGCTGGCAGTGCAGATGCAAAGGCCCTTCCCAACCCAGGGGATTACCACTGGAGGAAAAATGGTGAAATTCATCTCAACGACCCACTTGCAATGGGAAAATTACAAGAAGCAGCTAGAGTCAACAGCCGGGCAGCATACAAAGAATATTCGAAACGAATTCAGGAGCTCAACAAGGCGTGCAATCTACGTGGTATGCTGAAATTTAAAGATATTTCTGACAAGATATCTTTGGATGAGGTTGAACCTGCAAGTGAGATAGTGAAACGCTTTTGTACTGGAGCGATGAGTTATGGTTCTATTTCATTGGAAGCACATACTGCCCTTGCTATTGCCATGAACAAACTTGGAGGAAAATCTAATACAG GTGAGGGAGGGGAGCAGCCCTCTCGGATGGAACCACTTCCTGATGGTTCAATGAACCCAAGACGAAGTGCGATCAAGCAAGTTGCTAGTGGACGGTTTGGAGTTTCCAGCTATTACCTGACTAATGCAGATGAGCTGCAGATAAAAATGGCTCAG GGTGCCAAGCCTGGTGAAGGTGGTGAGCTTCCAGGCCACAAGGTTATTGGCGACATTGCTGTCACAAGACATTCCACAGCTGGTGTAGGACTGATCAGTCCACCTCCACATCATGATATTTATTCGATTGAGGATCTTGCACAGCTTATACATGATCTTAAG AATTCAAATCCTGGAGCCCGTATCAGTGTCAAACTAGTTTCTGAGGCTGGTGTCGGGGTTGTTGCTAGTGGTGTTGTAAAAGGACACGCAGATCATGTTCTTATTTCTGGCCATGATGGAGGCACAGGAGCTTCAAGATGGACAGGTATCAAGAATGCGGGACTTCCATGGGAACTTGGGTTGGCTGAGACACATCAAACTCTAGTAGCAAATGGGCTTCGTGGTCGAGCTGTTCTGCAAACAGATGGACAGTTGAAGACTGGTAGAGATGTTGCtgttgcttgcttgcttggtgcAGAGGAATTTGGTTTCAGCACTGCCCCACTGATCACACTTGGCTGTATTATGATGCGAAAATGCCACATGAACACTTGTCCTGTTGGTATAGCTACTCAAGACCCAGTGCTTCGAGAAAAGTTTGCTGGAGAACCAGAGCATGTCATTAACTTTTTCTTCATGCTTGCTGAGGAGCTAAGAGAAATCATGGCAAACCTTGGGTTCCGCACCATTACTGAAATGGTTGGACGTTCTGATATGCTTGAGGTTGATCCAGAAGTATTGAAGAGCAATGAGAAACTTGAGAACATTGATCTCTCACTAATCTTGAAACCAGCTTCAGAGATTCGTCCAGGTGTTGCTCAGTACTGTGTTGAGAAGCAAGACCACGGCCTAGACATAGCATTAGATAACAAACTAATAGATTTGTCAAGAACTGCTATTGAAAAGCAAGTCCGTGTTTTCATTGAGACTCCAATCCAGAACACGAACCGAGCAGTTGGAACTATGCTCAGTCATGAAGTCACAAAACGTTATCACATGAATGGATTGCCTGCTGGTACAATTCATGTGAAGTTTACTGGAAGTGCTGGTCAAAGTTTTGGTGCTTTTCTTTGTCCTGGAATCACTCTTGAACTGGAAGGAGACAGCAATGATTATGTTGGTAAGGGCTTATCTGGTGGTAAAATTGTTGTGTACCCACCAAGGAACAGTTCTTTTATTCCAGAGGACAATATTGTCATTGGTAATGTGGCTCTATATGGTGCTACCAAGGGAGAGGCATATTTCAATGGTATGGCAGCAGAAAGGTTTTGTGTTCGCAACTCAGGTGCTCAAGCAGTGGTTGAAGGAATTGGAGATCATGGATGTGAGTACATGACTGGAGGTACTGTGGTTATCCTCGGCAAAACAGGGCGGAACTTTGCTGCTGGCATGAGTGGAGGCATTGCCTATGTTTATGATGTTGATGGGAAATTCAGTGCTCGCTGCAACAATGAGTTAGTTGACCTATATCatgtggaggaagaggatgacatCATCACATTGAAAATGATGATTGAGCAACATCGTCGCAACACTGAGAGTGTTTTGGCTAGAGACATACTCTCCGATTTTGATAATCTTCTCCCAAAATTTGTAAAAGTATATCCAAGGGATTATAAGAGGGTTTTAGAAAACATGAAGGCGGAAAAGGCTGTTGCTAAGCATGCAAAGGAGCCTAAGATGGCAAATGGAATTTCTGTGACAACTAAG AAAGTACAACCTGATCAGTCAGCAAGCCGACCAACACGTGTTGCCAATGCCAAAAAGTATCGAGGTTTTATTACATATGAGCGAGAGAGTATTTCTTACAGAGATCCAAAAGAGCGTGTTAAAGATTGGAAGGAAGTTGCAATTGAATCAACACCTGGCCCACTATTAAATACACAATCTGCTCGTTGCATGGACTGTGGCACTCCTTTCTGTCATCAG GAAAGCTCAGGTGCTGGTTGTCCTCTTGGAAATAAGATCCCAGAATTCAATGAATTAGTTCACCAGAACAGATGGCGCGAAGCATTGGATCGATTACTTGAGACAAACAACTTCCCTGAATTTACTGGACGAGTTTGCCCTGCTCCTTGTGAGGGGTCATGTGTTCTTGGGATCATTGAGAATCCGGTGTCTATCAAAAGTATAGAATGTGCAATCATAGACAAAGGTTTCGAAGAGGGATGGATGGTTCCACGACCTCCACTTCAAAGAACAGG GAGGAAGGTGGCCATTGTTGGCAGTGGACCAGCTGGTTTGGCTGCTGCAGATCAACTAAATAAAATGGGCCATTTCGTAACTGTGTTCGAACGTGCAGACCGAATTGGAGGTTTAATGATGTATGGTGTGCCAAACATGAAGACAGACAAGATTGGCATTGTCCAGCGCCGTGTTAATTTAATGGCTGAAGAGGGTGTCACATTTGTGGTGAATGCCAATGTTGGTAGTGATCCTTTGTACTCAATTGAACGTCTACGTTCTGAGAATGATGCGGTTATTTTGGCTTGTGGAGCAACAAAACCAAG AGACCTCACCATCCCTGGACGTGAGCTATCCGGAGTTCATTTTGCAATGGAATTTCTCCATGCAAATACCAAAAGTTTACTCGACAGCAACCTAGAGGATTGTAAATATATATCCGCCCGTGGAAAAAAGGTGGTGGTTATCGGTGGAGGTGATACAGGCACAGATTGCATTGGCACGTCTATTAGGCATGGTTGCACCAGCCTCGTAAATCTTGAACTCCTGTCAAAACCACCAAGCAATAGAGCTGCTGACAACCCATGGCCCCAG TGGCCAAGAATTTTCCGTGTTGACTATGGGCATCAAGAAGCTGCTACCAAGTTTGGGAAGGATCCAAGAACTTATGAAGTCTTGACAAAGCGTTTTATTGGCGATGAAAATGGTAAGGTGAAGGCCCTTGAGGTAGTGCGTGTGAAGTGGGAGAAAGTAGATGGAAGATTTCAACTCAAGGAGATCGAAGGATCAGAAGAGATTATTGAGGCTGATCTCGTCCTCCTAGCTATGGGATTCTTGGGTCCTGAAGCG ACTATCGCTGAGAAACTGGGTTTGGAGAAGGACAACAGATCAAACTTCAAAGCGCAGTTTGGAGACTTTGCGACCAGTGTTGATGGCGTGTTTGCAGCCGGGGACTGTAGACGTGGACAATCACTGGTGGTTTGGGCTATCACGGAGGGGCGGCAGGCTGCTGCAGCGGTAGACAAGTACTTATCAAGGTATGATCAGAATGCTGCAGGCGACATCACTCCCTCCGGGGCAGGGCTCGTTCAGCCGGTTGTGGCATAA